CCCGCGGAACGGCCGCCGATACGTTCAGTAACTTCTGCGACGACGGGATGGAGCTTCTGGATAGGCGACATCGTTATTCATACCAGCTATGGCCGTGCCGCTCGGTCAGAGCGATCGCGGCCGTGGGCCCCCAGGTGCCGGCAGGATACGGCTTCACCAGCTGACGCGTCGAGCGCCAGCTCGACTGGATGCCGTCGATCCAGTTCCACGCCGCCTCGACTTCGTCACGGCGCACGAACAGCGTGGTATTTCCCTTGAACGCGTCCAGCAACAGCCGCTCGTACGCAATACGTGTGCGGCCACCGCTCTCGTCCTTCGGCAAGGACAACTCGAGCGGCACTTCGCGCAGACGCACGCCTTCGAGCCCGGGTTGTTTGCTCAGGATCTCGAGTGTCACGCTTTCTTCCGGCTGCAGCTTGATGACGAGCCGGTTCGCCTGCAGGTTCGGTTCGTCCGCGGCGAAAATGTTGTGCGGCACGGTCTTGAACTGGATCGCGATATCGGTGCGGCGAGATTGCATGCGTTTGCCGGTGCGCAGGTAGAACGGCACGCCGGCCCAGCGCCAGTTGTCGATCTCGGCGCGCAGCGCGACGAACGTTTCCGTCTCGCTGTTGCCTTTCGAACCCTGCTCCTGGTTATAGCCGGGAACCGCGGCAGCGCCGGAACTTCCCGCCGTGTACTGGCCACGCACGGTGCTGGTACTGACGGTGGCCGCAGTGATCGGACGCAGGCTGCGAATGACCTTGGTCTTCTCGTTGCGCACTTCGTTCGCCTCGAACAGATGTGGCGGCTCCATCGCGACCAGCGCCACGAGCTGCAGCATGTGGTTCTGAACCATGTCGCGCAGCGCGCCAGACTCGTCGTAATACCCCGTGCGCCCTTCGAGGCCGACGGTTTCAGCCACCGTGATCTGCACGTTGTCGATGGACGACGCGTTCCACAAGGGTTCGAACAACGAGTTCGCGAAGCGCAACGCGAGCAGGTTCTGCACGGCCTCTTTGCCGAGGTAGTGGTCGATGCGGAAGATGCGGTCTTCGTGGAATACGCTGCCCACGGCCTCATTGATCGCCGTGCTCGAGGCGAGATCCGTGCCGATCGGCTTCTCGAGGATGACGCGGCAGTGCTCGCAGGCGAGCCCGGCGGCGGCGAGGCTCAGACAGGTCGGCCCGTAGAACTTGGGCGACGTCGCCATGAAATAGAGAATCTTGTTGCAGCCCGCGAGCGCCTTCTGCAGCGCTTCCGTGCCCTTCGCCGAGCCGTCGCCCGCTTCGAACGGCGCGTAACTGACCCGCGCCAGCAGGTCTGCGAGCGCGTCTTCCTTCAGGTACTCGGCCGGCACGTACTTGCGCAGCGCCGCTTCGACGACCTTGCGGAATTCGTCATTGGGGATCGCGTGGCGCGCAGATCCGACGAACGTGAGCGTGGGCGGCACCAGCTTCTCGCGGCACAAGTGGTAGAGCGACGGCCATACCATGCGCTGCGAAAGATCGCCGGTGGCACCAAAGAGGACGAATTTCTGGACTGATGTTTTCATGAGTTGAGCAGACGCGCCGCCCCCAGCAATTCCACATGCGGGTGGGCGATGGTTTCAAGTGGGATATTCCGCATTGCGGGCGTGAACCGGCCCTTGTATTCGAAGCCGGCGCGTACCCGGCGCTCGAGCACCGCCCGGTCGAAGTGCTGCAGCATGGCGCCGGAAATCAGTACGCCCTGCCATGCGCCCAGCGTCAACGCGAGATCGCCGGCGAACGAGCCTAACAACTCGCAGAACAGGCCCACGGCCTCGACACAGTTGGCATCGCTGCCGGTGGCGGCGCGCGTGGTGATCTCGGCGGCGGACAGCTCCGGCCCGTGCTGGCCCTGCGTTTCACACAACGCATGGTAAATGTTGGCGAGCCCGGCGCCGGACAACACGCGCTCGGCCGACACACGGCCGTACTTCTTGCGCAGCCAGCGCAGGACTTCGATGGATTTGTCGCTCGTGGGTGCGAAGGAAGCGTGACCGCCTTCGGTGGCGAGCACCGTGAACGCGCCGGCGTTGGCGATGACGCCACCGACACCGAGGCCCGTTCCCACTCCGAGGATGGCACAGACACCCTGGGCCATCGGCAAGCCCAGGCGATGCGGTCCGATGGGCGTGAGATCCGCGCGGCGCAGCGCACCGACGGCGTGACCCACGGCCTCGAAATCGTTGATGACGTGCAGGTCGTCGAAGCGTTGCGCTTCGCTCAAGGCGCGCGCCGAGAAACTCCAGGCGCTGTTGGTGAGCTGCACGCGATCCTGTTCGACGCGGCCCGCGACCGCCACCGCGGCGCGGCTCAGGCCCGCGGGGACACCCGGCGTGTCGTTGCGATAGTGCTGCGCGGCATCGGCGATGGATTCATGAGCGCGCACCGCGTAGCGACGTACGCAGTGCACGTTTACCGGCGTGCCCTCGGAGCCGCCGACCGCAATGCCGAAGCGGATGTGTGTGCCACCGACGTCGGCCACCAGGCCGAGCACCGCGGAGCGGTCGAAGAAGTCTCCGCCCTGCATGTCTGCGCCCGGAAGCGCCGTATTTCCTGTCACCAGATACTCCGCAAAGGCTGCAAAGATTGCGCCAACAAAGACAACGCTGTCAAACGACAACGGCGCGGATTCTAGCGGGTATTCAACCGAAACATGGTGCGCGTCTTGCACACGCGGAGGTGGTTTGACAACGCTGTCTGACAACAAGACAATTCCTCCCCGCCATGAGCCGCATAACCATTCACGATGTGTCGAAGGCCGCGGGCGTCTCCATCAAGACGGTTTCGCGAGTGCTCAACAGCGAGCCGAATGTCCGCAGCGAGACACGCGCGCGCGTTCTCAAGCTGGTCGAAGAGCTCAACTATCACCCCAGCCTCTCGGCGCGCAGTCTCGCCGGCCGCAGTTCCAATCTCATCGGCCTCATCTACCAGAACCCGAGCGCTAACTACGTCGTCGACCTGCAAAAGGGCGCGCTCGAGCGCTGCCACACGCGCGGTTATCGGCTGCTGGTGCATCCCTGCGAAGGCACCGATGTCTCGAGCGTGCGCGATCTCGCCGGCCTCGTGCTCGAATCGCATCTCGACGGCGTGGTGCTCGCGCCGCCGCTGTCGGATTCCACCGAGGTGCTGGCCGAGCTGCAGAAGCATCGCATCCGCTTCGTGCGTATCGCGCCGACCGTCGATCTCGACGCATATTCATGCGTGTTCATGAACGACGTCGCCGCCGCGCGCGAGATGACCGAGTACCTCATTGCGCTCGGCCACGAACGTATTGGCTTCATCAACGGCCCGCCGGGACATCCGGTGACCGAGCAGCGTTATCTCGGTTACACGCTGGCGCTGCGTTCGCACGGGCTCGACGTCGATCCGCAGCTGGTCGACCGCGGCGAATTCACTTTTGATTCAGGACTGGCTGCCGCGCGGCGCCTGTTGTCCCGCGCGACCCGGCCCACCGCGGTGTTCGCCAGCAACGACGACATGGCCGCCGGCACCATCATGGCGGCGCACGAAATGGGGTTGTCGATTCCGCAGCGTCTGTCGGTCGCCGGGTTCGACGACAGCTACGTCGCGCAGGTCATCTGGCCGCGCCTCACGACCGTGCACCAGCCGACCTACGAGATGGCACATCAGGCTGCGGACATGTTGTTCCGCTCGCTGGGGGACGAAGCGCCGCCGAAGAGCGTCGAGATTCCCTACCGGATGGTGTGCCGGGAATCGACCGGGCCGCGCCCGACAAACTGACCAGCGTCGTTATCCGGCGCGCGCGAGCGCGCTGATCTCCGCCACCGCGACGACCAGGTGATAGAAACTGCTGGTCGGCGCCGGCTCGTCGACGATGTTGCCGTGCACGTCGATCCGGTCGTACCACAGACCCGGGATCGGAGTGGCCAGGTATCGCTGCAGTGAATCCGCAGCGGACGCGGCGATCGCGAAATACTTCTCCTCACCCGTGAGGCGCGCGGCCAGTGCCGCTGCCTTGAGGCGCTCGGTCTGCGGCCAGAGGCGCGCGCTCGCGTCGTGCGGCGAGAAATCGTCGAGCACCTGCTGGTACGCGAGCCCGTTGCGCACGCCGTTTGCCTCGGTGACGTCGATGAGCTTGAACGCGGCGGCGCGCGCCTTCGCGTGTTTGTCGCCCGCCCAACGCAGCAGCAGCCAGGCCCATTCGAATTGATGTCCGGGCTCGACGATGCGGCCCGGCACACCTTCTGCGAACTGCCACTCGCTGTCGAAGAACTCGTGCAGGATGCCGTTGCGATCGAAGAAATGCGCCAGCGCAAACTCCGCGATCTCGTCAGCCAGCGGCTGCCACAGGCTGGTTTCGGACGCCACCTCGCAACCGGCGAGCGCGGCCTCGAACAGGTGCATGTGCGGGTTGGATTCCAGCGGCAGGCTGGTCGGGACGCCGTTCTCGAAGCCACCGGTCGCGCGTTTGGTGTGTGTCAACACGGCTTGCAGCAGGGCTTGCGCCTGCTGCTCGCGTTCGGCGCGCCAGTCGCCAAGCGTCGCGCCGAGATTGAACGCGAGCAGGCCGAATGCCTGGTCGTAGGTGATCGCACGATCGTCGGCGACCGAACCATCGGCGTTGATCAGCGTGCGGAACAAGCCGTCCGGACGCTGGTAACGCGCGATCCAGAAGTCGAGCCCATGCTTCACCAGCGCGGCCGCATCGCCGCGCCAGCCCATCGAGGGCGCCATCGCGAAGCAGTACGCCTGGCGTGGCTGCACACGCGAGCGGCGCCGTTCGGCGAGCGGCAGGCCGTTCTGCTGCAACCGCTCGTAGTACCCGCCCGCCGGATCCACCCCGCGCGTCGACCAGAGTGGATAGGCCGCATCGAGCAGCCAGCTGCACAGCTGGCTGTGTTGTGCCTGAATGCGCGCCTTGTCGTCCATGCCGGTTTTCCTCTCAGTGACCCGCGGCGGCGGCCGCGGTGCCGTGTACGTATGTCTTCGCACTGCTCGAGGCGATCGCGAAGACGACGATGATCGCGTATGCCACGGCCGGGAGGAAGTAGGCGGTATGCAGTCCGGCGGCGTCGGCAATCATGCCGTAGGCGAACGGCAGGATGGCGCCGCCGACGATGGCGAGGCACAACAATCCGGACGTGGCCGCCGGCGATGCGGTCGAGCGTTCGAGTGTCGAGGTGAAGATCACCGGGAACATGATCGAATTGAAGAGACCGATCGACAACGCCAGGTACGCCGCGGTCGCGCCGTGCAGCTGCGTCACCGCGAGGCACAATGTCGCGGCGCCGAGCGCAAACAATGCGAGCAGCCATGGCGCGCGCTGCTTCACGAGGAACAGCAGGCCGCTGCCGATGAGCCGGCCGACCATCGCGCCGCCCCAGTAGAAGCTCACCATTTTCCCGGCTTGTTCGAGCGGAATGTTCAGCATGTCCGGCTCGGCCAGGAAATTCGTCATCGCGCTGCCGATCGATACTTCGGCGCCGACGTACAGGAAGATCGCGCCTGCACCGAACACGGCCCAGGGCGATTTGAGCGCGGTTGCGATCGACGGCGCCTGGCCTTCGTCCACCGGCTTTGCGACGTCGAGCAGCCGGCGGAACACGAAGATGAAGATCGCGAGCAGCACCAGAGCGCCTGCGATCGCAAAGAACACCGTGTCGATCCTGCGGAACGATTCGTCACGTAGTTCCGCCGTGACTTCAGCGCCGTGTGTCACCGCGAAGATACCGCCCGCGAGGATCACGCCCGAAACGAGCTGCGGCGCGAGCCAGGTGCCGAACGAATTGAACGTCTGCGAGAACGTGAGCCGGAAATGCGAGCGTTCCGGCGCCCCGAGCGCCGCGGCCAGCGGATTGGCCACCACCTGCAGGATCGTGATGCCGCCCGCGATGATGAAAAGCGCGACCAGCACCAGCACGTAAGTTTCGAAGTAGGTCGCGGCCGGTATCACCAGGCAACCGGCGACCATCACGCCCAGCGCGCAGATGATCGACTTGCTGTTGCCGAGCCGCGCGATCAGCGCGGCGGCCGGCAACGACACGATGAAATAGGCCATGAAGAACGCGAACTGCGTGAGCATCGCCTCGGCGTAGCTGAGTTTGAAGATGGTCTTCAGCGCGGCGATCAATGGATCGATGGAAACGGTGATGAAACCCCACATGAAGAACAATGTGGTCACCGTCGCAAAACCCGCCCGCATGCTTTTGTAGTTAGAGTTCATCGGAGCCCCTCGGAGTGGAATCGTGTCTGTGGAAACGGTACTTCAATGCGCCGCGACTTTCATGAGCGCGGAGCGTGTCGGCAGCAGCCGGTGGCTGAACGGCAGGATCGCGGCGCCGACCGCCGGTGCGTCGTCGGACAACGCGGCGCGCGCCACGGGCGCGATGACCGGCACCGTGGCGGCATGGGCCGCGAGCCGTTGATTGAGGCGCGTGGCGATCTGGTCGACGATGCCGGCCGGCAGGCGGCCGCCGATCAGCACCGCTTCGGGATTCACCAGGCAATTGATCGCTAGCACGGTCTCGAGCAGCGTGTCGACGGCGATCTCGACCCACGCATTGATGATGACCTGGCCTTTTTCGTCGAGGCCGGTGAGCTCATGCGGCGCCGCCACCTTGATGCCCTGCGCGCCGAGTCGGCTGTACAACGCCGACACGGACACGATGTTCTGGATCTGGCGTTCGAGCCCCGAGGCATCGCGGCCGCGCAACATGCCGAGCTCGCCGCTGCGGCCATTCGCGCCGCGGAAATGATTGCCGTCGATCACCAGGCTGCCGCCGAGCGCCGCGGTGATCAGGATATAAAAGAATGTCTGGTACTTCTTGCCGAGGCCGAACTGCATCTCGCCCATGGCCGCCGCCGCCGCGTCGTTCTCGACGAACACCGGCACCGGCAGCGTCTCTGCCAGCAGCGCGACCACGTCGGTCGAAGCCCAGACGCCGTAGTTCTCGGGCTGTTGCGGCAGCGCCGCCTTGGGCATGTCGTCGGGCAACGCAACACCGACACCGATCAGCCGGTCGCTTTCGATGCCGACCTTGGCCAGTAGTTTGCCCACGCTCTTGTCGAAGAACTGCCGGACATCCTTCGGCAGCGCGAAATTCTGTTCGCACGACGCGCGCGCGCGCACCCGGCCTTCGAAATCCAGCACCACCATCGTGATGTGGTCGCGATCGACATTGAGCCCGATGGAGAACCAGCTGTCGGGATTGATGACGAGTTTGGTGGCGGGCTGGCCGCGGCCGCCGCGCCGCCGGCCGGCATCCTGGATGAGCTGCTCGTTGAGCAAACGCCGAGTGATGTTCGCGATGGCGGGTGCGGTGAGCCCGGTGATCCTGGCGAGCTCCGTGCGGGTGATCGGCCCGTTGACGCGGATCGCATGCAGCGTGACGCGTTGATTGTGATCGCCGGCGCGTTCGAGGTTCGTCCCCGACAGCCGCAGGTGCTTGCCGGAGCGTTCGCTCATCGCGTGGCCGCGCTGGCGACGGGAGTGTTGATCACCCGGGCCTCGGCATCGGCTGCGAGCGCGAGCGCACCGAGCGGGCCGGCCATCGTGCCGAGCCCCGGCGGAACGATGAACTGCGCCAGCCCCTGTCCGAGCTCGGGCGCCTCGACATAACCGTTGAGGCTGCGCTTGAGCTCCTCGCGGATGCGCTCGAACAGATGCGACTGCCCCGCCATCACGCCGCCGCCGAGAAAAATGCGCGTCGGCGCTGTGGTCAGCACCATGGTGTGCAACAACTGGGCGAGTCCGTGCGTCACGAACTCCCAGGCCGGATGATCGGCCGGCAGTTGTGAGGCCGACATGCCGGCGCGTGCTTCGATGGCGGGGCCGGACGCCAGGCCTTCGATGCAATCGCCGTGGTACGGGCAGACACCCGCGAAGGTATCGCCGGGCTTGCGCACCACGCGGATGTGTCCGAGCTCGGTGTGGTTCATGCCGAACACCGAGCGGCCGCGCACGATGGAGCCGACGCCGATTCCCGTGCCCACCGTGACGTAGGCGAAGTCGTCGAGACCCTGGGCCGCGCCCCAGCGCCCTTCCGCGAGCGCCGCGCCATTGACGTCCGTATCGAAACCCATCGGCACGCCCGCGTGCCGCGTGAGCCGCTGCGCAACGTCGGTATCCCGCCAGCCGGCCTTGGAGGTCGACGTGATGAAGCCGTATTTAGCGGAACCCGGCCGCAGATCGACCGGGCCGAACGAAGCGATGCCGATGGCGCCCGGCGGCGCATATTGCGCACGCCAGCGATCGAGCACCGCTTCTATCTGCCACAGCGTCTCCTCGGGTTCACCGGTCGAGAGCCGCTCCAGGGCGCGCACGTCGTCGGGCCCGGTGCCGAGGATGCATACACATTTGGTGCCGCCCAACTCGACGCCGGCAAGTAGTTTGGTCGAAATTTGCAAGGGATCAGCTCGCGGGCTGCGCGGCCGCGGCGGCTTTGCGCGCGGCGGCGAGTCGCGCATTCGCCGCTGCGAAGAAGCTGTCGTGCGAAGGCGCCGCCGCCACGTCCGCCGAGACTTTCTGGCTGATCCCGAGCATCAGGCGTTTGACTTGTTCGAAGTCGATGGTATCGACCAGCGGATCGTAGTCGCGCGGCGTGACGCCGAGGCCTTCGAATATCCAGAACCAGTCGAGGTCGGTGAAGATCTCCGGACGCGGCTGAACGATGCGCCCGGTGGCGCGATACATCTCGACGCGCTGCGCGAGCGTGTCGGGCAGCGCCAGCGCCGCGCACTGCTGCCAGAACGGCGAATCGTCGCGCCGCGGCAGGCAGTAGTGGAGGATCGTGAAGTCACGGACACTCTCGAGTTCGGCGCCGATGGCGGCGTTGTAGCTCGCAATATTGGCGGGGTCAAACTGCCGGTCCGGGAAGTGATCGAGCAGATTGAACAATGTGTTGGCCAGCAGATGCAGGCCGGCGCCCGCGAGCGGCTCGACGCAACCCGCCGCGGCGCCCAACGCGACGACGTTCCGGTCCCAGAATTTCCGGCGGCGGCCCGCTTCGAATTCAACCCGCCGCGGCTCGGCGAGGAAATCGACGCCGCCGATCGCGCGCAGGTCGGCCAGCGCCGCCTCGTCGTCCTGGTGGGCGCTCGAATAGATCTGCCCGACGCTCAGGTTTTGTTGCAGCGAGACGCGCCACTGCCAGCCCGCGGCGCGTGCCGCGATCCGCGCGTACGGCGGACGCACGTCTTCGAGCGGCGCCGGCGCCGAGACCATGCGATCGCAGGGCAGCCACTGCCGCCAGCTCTGGTAGCCGGATTCCATGATCTCGCCGATGAGCTGGCCGCGCGCGCCACTGCAATCGATGTAGAGATCGGCGCGCAGCGTGCCGCCGTCCTCGAACTGCAGCTCGTCGAGATTGCCGTTCGCAGCGCGCGTCGCGCTAACTACCTTGCGCTCGAGCCGGATGGTGCCGGCGCGTTCCGCGGTGGTGCGCAGATATCGCGTCGCGAGAGCCGCATCGACATGCAGCGCGTAACGCATCTGCTGCGCCACCCCCAGCGAATTGGTCGGGAAAATGAAGCGATTGGCGGAGGCCATCGCGATTTCCTGGCTGAAGTATTCGAGCCGCGGCTGCAGGCCGAGCGCCCTGGCCTTGTGCCAGAAATGATAGAAAGGCCGCCGTTCGATCAGCGCGCCGAACGCGCCGAACGGATGCCAGAACGAGGTCGCGGGCGCCGCCCATTCATGCAAACGCGTCCCCAGGCTGTAGGTCGACTGGGTCTTGTCGATGAAATCGTTCTGCTCGACGCCGAGAAAACGCAGCATCTCGAGGAACTGCGGCAGCGTTGTCTCGGCCTGTCCGGCCGGCATGGGCTCCGGTGTCTCGATCACGTGGATAGAGCATTGCCCGCCGAGCTTGCGTCCGAGTATGGCCGCGGCGGCCCAGCCGGACATGCCACCACCGACAATGGCAATTCGCCTGATTCTTCGATCCGGTTCCATTGTTTGTCTTTACGACCCCTGCCCGAGCGGTGCGCGAGGCTAGCCGTGCAACGAAAACCTGTCAACGAATCGCCCGCAGACCCTCGAATTCCCGCGGCAGAGAGCATAGGCTGTCGGCGCTCAAAAACAGGAGTTTTCGATGTCCCCTTCCATGTCTCGTCTCCGTATATTCGGCGCGGCGCTGGCGCTCGTGCCTTTCCTGTTGATGCCTGGATGCAAAGACGCCGCCAAGGACAAACCGGCTCCCGCTGCGCAAGCGGAAGATCCCGCTGCTGTACATCCCGAGATCTGGCCTGCTCCGAAGTGGCCGTTCGACAAGGACGCGGCGCTCGAAGAAAAGGTTGCCGCGCTCCTCAAGAAGATGACGGTCGAAGAGAAGGTAGGCCAGACGGTGCAAGGCGACATCGCCAGCATCACGCCCGCCGATATGAAGAAGTATCACCTGGGCTCGGTGTTGAACGGCGGCGGATCCGCGCCGGGCAACGACGAGTTCGCACCGCCCGGAAAGTGGCTGGCGCTCGCCGACGAGTTCTACGCCGCCTCCATCGACACCAGCGACGGCGGCGTCGGCATCCCGATGATCTGGGGCACCGATGCAATGCACGGCCACAGCAACATCGTCGGAGCGGTGCTGTTCCCGCACAACGTGGGACTCGGCGCCACGCGTAATCCGAAGTTGTTAGGCGAGATCGCGCGCGTCACGGCCGAGCAGGTGCGCACCACCGGCTTCGAGTGGACGTTCGCGCCCACGGTCACCGTGCCGCAGGACGACCGCTGGGGCCGCGCCTACGAAGGTTATTCGGAAGATCCGGGCGTGGTCGCCTCGTTCGCCGGTGTCTTCGTCAAGGGCCTGCAGGGCGAGCCCGGCAGCGCCGACTTCCTGAACGGCCACCACGTGATCTCGTCGACCAAACACTTCCTCGCCGACGGCGGCACGGAGAACGGCCGCGACCAGGGCGACGCGAAGATTCCCGAGACCACGCTGCGCGACATCCACAACGCGGGTTACGTGCCAGCCATCGAGGCGGGCGTGCAGACCATCATGATCTCGTTCTCGAGCTGGAACGGCGTCAAACACACGGGCAACAAAGGCCTGCTCACCGACGTGCTCAAGAAACGCATGAACTTCGACGGCTTCACCGTCGGCGACTGGAATGCGCACGGCCAGGTCGAAGGCTGCACCAACGACAACTGCCCGCAGGCGTTGAACGCCGGCCTCGACATGTACATGGCGCCGGACAGCTGGCGCGGGTTGTACGAAAATCTCGTCAAGCAGGTCAAGGACGGCACCGTGCCGATGGAGCGGCTCGACGACGCCGTGACGCGCATCCTGCGGGTGAAGTTCCGCGCCGGCCTTTTCGAGGCGGGTCCGCCTTCGAAGCGCGCGCTCGCGGGTAATTTCAAGATGCTGGCCGCGCCCGAACAACGCGCGCTGGCGCGCGATGCCGTGCGCCAGTCACTCGTGCTGCTCAAGAACAACGGCGGCCTGCTGCCGCTGGCGGCTAACAAACATGTGCTCGTGACCGGCGACGGCGCGGACAACATCTCCAAGCAAAGCGGCGGCTGGACGATCACCTGGCAAGGCACCGGTCTAACCAATGCGAACTTCCCTGGCGGCACGTCGGTGTGGGGCGGCGTGAAGGCGGCCACCAAGGCCGGCGGCGGCAGCGCGGAGCTGTCGACCGATGGCTCGTACAAGAAGAAGCCTGACTATGCGATCGTCGTGTTCGGTGAAAATCCGTACGCGGAATTCCAGGGCGACCTCAAGGTGCTGACGCTGCCGGGTACGATGACCCAGCATCTCGACATCATGAAGAAGCTGGCGGAAGAAAAGATTCCGGTGGTCGCCGTCCTGATGTCGGGCCGGCCGCTGTGGCAGAACCGCGAGCTGAATCTCGCGCAAGCCTATGTCGCCGCCTGGCTGCCGGGCAGCGAAGGTGGCGGCATCACGGATGTGTTGTTCCGCAAGAAGGATGGCGCGGTGAACTTCGACTTCACCGGCAAGCT
This sequence is a window from Pseudomonadota bacterium. Protein-coding genes within it:
- a CDS encoding exo 1,3/1,4-beta-D-glucan glucohydrolase translates to MSRLRIFGAALALVPFLLMPGCKDAAKDKPAPAAQAEDPAAVHPEIWPAPKWPFDKDAALEEKVAALLKKMTVEEKVGQTVQGDIASITPADMKKYHLGSVLNGGGSAPGNDEFAPPGKWLALADEFYAASIDTSDGGVGIPMIWGTDAMHGHSNIVGAVLFPHNVGLGATRNPKLLGEIARVTAEQVRTTGFEWTFAPTVTVPQDDRWGRAYEGYSEDPGVVASFAGVFVKGLQGEPGSADFLNGHHVISSTKHFLADGGTENGRDQGDAKIPETTLRDIHNAGYVPAIEAGVQTIMISFSSWNGVKHTGNKGLLTDVLKKRMNFDGFTVGDWNAHGQVEGCTNDNCPQALNAGLDMYMAPDSWRGLYENLVKQVKDGTVPMERLDDAVTRILRVKFRAGLFEAGPPSKRALAGNFKMLAAPEQRALARDAVRQSLVLLKNNGGLLPLAANKHVLVTGDGADNISKQSGGWTITWQGTGLTNANFPGGTSVWGGVKAATKAGGGSAELSTDGSYKKKPDYAIVVFGENPYAEFQGDLKVLTLPGTMTQHLDIMKKLAEEKIPVVAVLMSGRPLWQNRELNLAQAYVAAWLPGSEGGGITDVLFRKKDGAVNFDFTGKLSYSWPRDATGAPLNVGQDNYDPLFAFGFGLTYAAPAELAPLSEDPGIPAELMSAGSFFEKGLPVQPWSLRVSSGSDTTRISSVPVESVGGRVKVTAIDDQVQEGGRRFVFAGDGKATIHITSEGSVDLSRESNGDVMLLVRLRRDADAPKDLKIGMACGAGCGAALPVAAELESLAPGKWHTVGVPLKCFAKAGVDVTKVNEALVIESEGKLDLSFSQVKLGTVADKTLACN